The Clostridium sp. DL-VIII DNA window TGTACTATAAGAGCACCAATTGCTATTATAGATGCTTGGAAGGCCATCGGTAAGGACATCTTTACATGTTCTATAAAAACATCCTTTGATATTTTTAAATCATTCTTTTTTAACTTAAGTATTGGTAAGTTTCTTTTTATGTACCATATGCATAATAAAGCGGAAACTCCTTGTGCTATCACAGTTGCAAGTGCAGCTCCTCTTACCCCCATTTTAAAAATCAAAATAAATCCAAACTCTAAAACTACATTTAAAATACATGCTACCACTAAATATAGTAGTGGCGTTCTACTATCACCTAATGCTCTTATAATGTTTGAGAAAAAATTAAAAAACATTGATGCTATTATTCCAAGAAATATAATAAATACAAAGTTATATGCATCCTCTATAATTTCCACTGGTGTATTCATTACCTCTAATATAGTCCTTGCAAAAATTGTACTTATAACAGTAAGAATTATAGTTACTATCATACTAATTACTATACCTGTAAAATAACTTTCTTTAATTGCCTTTTTATCACCTGCACCAAATTTCTGAGCCGTAATAATTGAAAGACCCGCTGTTAAACCTTGAGCAAAGCCCAAAATCAAAAACATTATACTGCCTGTACAACCAACGGCAGCTAAAGCATTAATACCTATAGTACGTCCAACAATAAATGTGTCAGCTATACTATAAAATTGTTGAAATATATTACCTATTAATAATGGAACAGTAAATAATAATATTAACTTAGCAGGATTACCTTGTGTTAAATTTCTAGTTCCAGCCATAAAATCGCCCCCTAAAATCTTCGTAAAATTTCATTTATAACATCGTAATCATATAAAGTATAATTATATGAAATATACAAGTATTATCAAGATTTATTTTATCAATCATCAAAATACTGCATAGCACTACAAATTATACTCTATCTATTCATAAAATGTTACAATTAATTTTTCCATCATGAAATTTACTTTTAGGTTACATGGATTATAAACACTACCTTATCTTCATACCCTCTCTGTACATTTTCTTTACTTCTCTACCTACCTATAAAGAGCAATAGTGCTTCTAGAAGAGGTCATTTAAGCTGCTTTAACTTTCCCTCTTTATGTTTAAATATAAAAAATATATAATAGTATTATACTTGTACAAACTTAATAAAAGCAATTTTAGATTAATCGCATAAAAAATAATAAGCCGAAGCCCCGACGTATTTTTGGGGATTGTGCCTTACTAGGAGAAATGAGAATTATGAATATTGTTAATCATTTTAAAACTATAACTAATCATAAATTATTAGTTATGAAGTATTGTTTTAAAGCAGGTTTATATAAACAAGGATTACTTCATGATCTGTCTAAATATTCATTTGTGGAGTTTTCAGCTGGAATGAAATATTATCGAGGATATGTAAGTCCTAATAGTATTCAAAAAACTGTGGAAGGATATTCAGCAGCATGGCTACATCATAAAGGCAGAAATAAACATCATTTTGAATATTGGATTGATTATGGAATAAATGAAGAAGATGGCTTAATGGGAATGAAAATGCCTGTTAAGTATGTTGTAGAAATGTTTATAGACAGAGTATGTGCTTCAAAAAATTATTTAAAAGAAAAGTATGACGATAAATGTCCACTCGCCTATTATGAAAAGAGAAAACATTATTATATATTACATAAAGAAGTAAGAGAACTTTTAGAAATCTTACTTAATAAACTTGCCAATGAGGGAGAAGATAAAACTTTTACATACATTAAATTTATATTATCCCATTCCGATGTAGGCAATACCAAATATTAATTACTAATGCGATACATGTGACTGCTATAATTCCAACTGCTATAGGCAATGTTATTTTCCGAGAACTTTTACCGATTATATAAAATATAATCGCATCATTTAATACAACAACTAATACACTTCTAGCAATAAGTTCTTTCAAAACATTCATAGTATCACAACTCCCTTTCATAAAATATCATTATTATGATATTTTATATTCTGGTTAATCTATGCTCTAATTATGTCACCAATTTAAATATTGTTTATATAATTATACAAATAATTGTAATTAATATTTTAGTATTAGTACATGAATACGGTAATATAGCAGTAAAATTAGCAAAAGTATACCAACAAAAATAATAACTCTGTCTAATTTTTTATTATTAACATACTTATTGCTCAAGCTATATAATACCAGTCCAAGAAAGCCTCCAACAGTATTTGTAATTACATCTGTTATGTCTGCCGCTCCAATAGCGAAGATAAATTGAATTAGTTCACAAGTAATGCTAAAAACCAGTATCAAAGTAAGCTTAGATAGAAATCTAACTTTTTTGAAATTGACATTCAAGAGCACACCAAAAGGAATAAAAATTATAATATTGTCTATTAGCTCCCCGAAATTAATACTTCCATTTAACTTTAAAGGAAAAGTAAATGGATCTAAGTTAAGACTTCTATGATGATAATTAAATACTGACAAAATATTGTATTGTAATTTGAATAAGACTAACCAGATTAGTATCCCTAAATATAAAGCTAGCAATCCTCTAGATAACACTTTTCCCATATAATCTCTTCTAATTCTTTTTTGTAAATTTTCTCTAGCTAATTGATTGGATGCTGTCATTTTATCTAATCTCCTTTACCTTTTGTATTACATTTCAAATTTATGTAGAAGCAAAATCTATTTTCTTTTCATATGAGAGAAGCTCTCTTTCTGAAATTACGAAAGCCTACCCGATTTGATAACTTCATTCTATCAAAATGGGATAGGCTTTCTCTAAATAAGTACTTATGAATTTCTTAAGATTTCCTTAAGATGCATCAAATCTTAATCATATTTAAGAACAACAATACCAGAATAATCATTAATATTCTCTTGGTTTAATTCCAGTATATCTTGTTCCTTTACTTTAAGCCCTGAAGCTGATATAAATTTATCAACCTTGGCAAATATGAAACCAAATATTCCCAATGCTTTCGTTCTGTAGTGCATAGGTATAACTACTCTAGGTTTTAGCTGCTTCATTACATTAACTGCATCAACGGCATCAATTGTAGCCATCCCGCCGACTGGAAGAAGCAGTATATCTACATTACCTATTTCCTTTACAATATTAGCATCCAGAGTATGTCCAAGATCTCCACAATGACAAATATTTATTCCATCAACCTTAAAGTTATATATGGTATTTTTGCCCCTCTTAGCTCCTGAAGCTTTGTCATGAAATGTCTGTATACCCTTTATCTCAATCCCATCTTTTGAAAAAGTCCCTAATTCATTTATATGCATAAAGTCACCGCTGACTGCCTTTATATTATTGTGATCACTATGTTCATGACTAGTAGATACTATATTTGCTTCAATTTCAGGCAATTTATACCCCAACATTTTTTTATAAGGATCTGTTAATATTTTTGTTCCATTTTTAGAAGTTATCATAAAACATGATTGTCCAAACCATTTAATCTTCATTTAAATTATCCTCCTCTAAATATTTTCTCTTCTTTCATATATAATTATCTCCTAATTATAATCATGAAAACCCATTTATTCCATGCAATATTTTAATATCCATGGATATTTTTAAGATAAAACTCTAAAGGACTTATGCCTTCAATTTTTTTAAATATCCTGCTAAAGTAAAATTCATCAGTAAAGCCAAGCATTTTAGCTACTTCTTTTATTTTTTTATCATCAGCAATAAGCAATTCTTTAGCTTTATCAACTTTTATTTTATTAAAAAACTCTATAACAGAATATCCTGTAGTCTCCTTAAAAACTTTAGATAAATATTGGGGCGACAAGCTCACTAGCTCAGATAAATCCGTTAAAGTAATTTTATTATCTATATTATTTAGCATATACTCAATTACTTTATCAACCTTTAAGGACACTGAATAATTATTTTTATTATTTTTTATATTTTGGAAAATCTCAAATAATAATTCCCGAAATAAAGTTTTCGTTACGAACTCATAAATTGGAAGTTTTGCCATCCAATTATCTACTAATTTCTTAAATGCATTATTAACCAAATAATAATCCTTTAATTTTTGCACAAAATCTAAAGGCAAAGTATCAACTTTATCTGTAATATTCCATTTATTATTATCAAATCCTACTATTGCATAACTGAAATGTACTGAAAAAAAGTAAATAGGATCCACAGATTCAACTTCTACAGAGTATTGAACATTTGGACAAAGATATAACAAAGTGCCTTCCTTAAGTTGATAGCTTTTATGTGGAGTTCTAATATATCCATTACCCGTAGTAATTAAAATTAATACATGATGCTGAAGTGTTCTATTAATTCTACTTAAATGTTTCATTTCTTCACCTAACTGCTTACAATTACAGTAGTGAATATGAAAAATTAAGTTTTTCATTATATTCATAATTTCCTCCATGATAATCTAAGTTAAATTCAAAAATTAGTATGATTAAGGTAATATTCTCATATTTATTACAATTATAATTTTTGTAAATTAATACTATCTTATAATTATTTATTGGAATCACTAGAATTCTTGTTCTATTTTAACATATCTAACAAAAATATAAATGAAAGTGACATAATTACTACATAGTTCATATAAGTAACATTGAAAGAAGGACTATTTTATTAAACATATTTCAATGAAGTAACACCAACATGCGTGATGTTGAAAGACTTTATCCTTTATCAATACTGTTGTATACAACTAATGCATCAGTAATATTATACTGCTGCGAATGGTGATCGCCTTTTGCACCAGCTGAAATTAAAATATATTCTTGTCCATCCACTTTGGCGAGACTCGCAAGACATAGACCGGCCTCATCGGTATATCCAGTTTTTCCTCCTAAAATTTCTCCGCCAACAATGTTTTGATTTTTGAGTTCTTCAAACATGGTACTGTTAAAGGTTATCCCGCGAGGATGCTTATTCGTAGGTGCTGTGGAATGACGAGATGAAGTAAAAATTTCCCTGAAGGTATCATTCTTCAATGCATAGCTTAGAAGAATAGACAAATCTTTGACTGTTGTATAATGATTTTCATTTTGAAGCCCTGTGGCATTTTCAAAATGAGTGTTTTTCATCCCAAGATCAGCCGCCTTTTTATTCATCATCTTTACAAAATTCTGCTCTGAACCTGCAATTTGATCGGCAAGGCCAATACAGCACTCCGCACCGCTTGGCAGCAGTGCCCCGTATAACAAATCGATTGCCCTAACCTGCTCACCTGGTTTAAAACCTGCCATTGATGCATCTGCTCCATACAGTCCCTGAAACGCAGAATTTGTCAGTTTGATTTCTTCCTTTAGATTAGATAAATTTTCTATGGCAACAATGGCTGTCATCATTTTAGTCAAAGAAGCAGGATAGATTTTTTCTTCACTATTTTTCTGCATTAGGACGGTATGATCTTTTAAACGAATCAGAATTGCATTAGGACTATTCAGCTTGTCAGGAGATATAGGAACAGAAGAATCAAACGATGAAGCCGATGTTATTCTACCGCCATATTCTTTCTCAAAGATGTGCTGATATCCCGAAACAATAATATATTTATAAACAAAAGTAGTAATTCCAGACATCAACAGAACTGCTACATATATTAGTATTTTTGACTTTTTCTTTTCTACTTTTCGTACCATAATAAAACAACCCCTTATTCTGTGCTGATATTATTTAAACACAGAATAAGGAGCTATTTGGGAATTCTATCTTATGAAATTCTTAAGATTTTCTTATGACGGGAGATTTACTGTAAATGTAGTATGCTCTGCGTTGCTTCCCACAGAGATTGTTCCATTGTGTGCCATGACAATTTCTTGTGCGATTGCCAACCCTAACCCTGCTCCGCCGGTATTTGTTGAACGTGCCGAATCTAATCGGTAAAATTTTTCAAAAATAGTTTCAAGCTTTGCCGGCGGGATTGGATTTCCTTGATTAGTAAAAGTTATAACAATATTTTTATCCTGCTGCTTAGCAGAAATGTCAATAACACTGTTTTCATAGCTATAAGCTATGGCATTTTTCAGAATGTTATTGAACACACGTGCCAGTTTGTCTGCGTCTCCAAACAACGTAAGACCGTCAGGTACATTGACTGCCACCTGTTTTCCTTGTGGGTTCAGCATTGGATAGAATTCATCTGCCATCTGCTGGAGCATGAACAGTAAATTGATTTTCTCTTTATTCAAAATAATAGTTTGAAGATTAAATCTTGTAATTTCAAAAAACTCATTTATAAGCTGCTCTAATCGATAAGCTTTTTCTAAGGTAATACCAACATATTTTGCCTTCTGCGCAAGGGGCATATCAGAAGCTTCATCCAAAAGACTTAAGTATCCTATAACAGATGTCAAAGGTGTCTTTATATCATGAGCCAAGTAAACTACCAAATCATTTTTGCGTTGCTCAGCATCAAGTGCAGCCTTCTTTTGCTTTTCCAAATTGTTTTTTATCTGATTTAACTTATTTTCCATAAAATCCAATTCTGGCGATAATGTAATTTCATCATTTGATTCCTCTACAAGTCTATCCATTCCGGCGCTGACTTCATCAAAATATTTTGTAAACCAAGATGAAACAGAAAATAGAAAAAATATAACTAAAAATATTATAATTACAACAAAA harbors:
- a CDS encoding MATE family efflux transporter: MAGTRNLTQGNPAKLILLFTVPLLIGNIFQQFYSIADTFIVGRTIGINALAAVGCTGSIMFLILGFAQGLTAGLSIITAQKFGAGDKKAIKESYFTGIVISMIVTIILTVISTIFARTILEVMNTPVEIIEDAYNFVFIIFLGIIASMFFNFFSNIIRALGDSRTPLLYLVVACILNVVLEFGFILIFKMGVRGAALATVIAQGVSALLCIWYIKRNLPILKLKKNDLKISKDVFIEHVKMSLPMAFQASIIAIGALIVQFALNNLGAVSVAAYTAAQKIDSIAIQPMMSFGITMATYTAQNYGAKKYERIKEGVRKCILISVTFSVIVAIINIFGGHFLTAMFVGDEQKEVISLSQTYLTSNGIFYFVLSLLFIYRYTLQGLGQSFIPTIAGIMELLMRTFAAIMLSGPFGFLGVCLSNPLAWFGSCIPLAFAYYITIRKIKHDQLGKEKYINDSDMSECSCMNK
- a CDS encoding DUF5662 family protein, with protein sequence MNIVNHFKTITNHKLLVMKYCFKAGLYKQGLLHDLSKYSFVEFSAGMKYYRGYVSPNSIQKTVEGYSAAWLHHKGRNKHHFEYWIDYGINEEDGLMGMKMPVKYVVEMFIDRVCASKNYLKEKYDDKCPLAYYEKRKHYYILHKEVRELLEILLNKLANEGEDKTFTYIKFILSHSDVGNTKY
- the vanZ-A gene encoding glycopeptide resistance protein VanZ-A, whose translation is MGKVLSRGLLALYLGILIWLVLFKLQYNILSVFNYHHRSLNLDPFTFPLKLNGSINFGELIDNIIIFIPFGVLLNVNFKKVRFLSKLTLILVFSITCELIQFIFAIGAADITDVITNTVGGFLGLVLYSLSNKYVNNKKLDRVIIFVGILLLILLLYYRIHVLILKY
- a CDS encoding MBL fold metallo-hydrolase, with translation MKIKWFGQSCFMITSKNGTKILTDPYKKMLGYKLPEIEANIVSTSHEHSDHNNIKAVSGDFMHINELGTFSKDGIEIKGIQTFHDKASGAKRGKNTIYNFKVDGINICHCGDLGHTLDANIVKEIGNVDILLLPVGGMATIDAVDAVNVMKQLKPRVVIPMHYRTKALGIFGFIFAKVDKFISASGLKVKEQDILELNQENINDYSGIVVLKYD
- a CDS encoding AraC family transcriptional regulator, which translates into the protein MNIMKNLIFHIHYCNCKQLGEEMKHLSRINRTLQHHVLILITTGNGYIRTPHKSYQLKEGTLLYLCPNVQYSVEVESVDPIYFFSVHFSYAIVGFDNNKWNITDKVDTLPLDFVQKLKDYYLVNNAFKKLVDNWMAKLPIYEFVTKTLFRELLFEIFQNIKNNKNNYSVSLKVDKVIEYMLNNIDNKITLTDLSELVSLSPQYLSKVFKETTGYSVIEFFNKIKVDKAKELLIADDKKIKEVAKMLGFTDEFYFSRIFKKIEGISPLEFYLKNIHGY
- a CDS encoding D-alanyl-D-alanine carboxypeptidase yields the protein MVRKVEKKKSKILIYVAVLLMSGITTFVYKYIIVSGYQHIFEKEYGGRITSASSFDSSVPISPDKLNSPNAILIRLKDHTVLMQKNSEEKIYPASLTKMMTAIVAIENLSNLKEEIKLTNSAFQGLYGADASMAGFKPGEQVRAIDLLYGALLPSGAECCIGLADQIAGSEQNFVKMMNKKAADLGMKNTHFENATGLQNENHYTTVKDLSILLSYALKNDTFREIFTSSRHSTAPTNKHPRGITFNSTMFEELKNQNIVGGEILGGKTGYTDEAGLCLASLAKVDGQEYILISAGAKGDHHSQQYNITDALVVYNSIDKG
- the vanS gene encoding vancomycin resistance histidine kinase VanS, which produces MKSERNNDYSKLKRKVFSQMLLITAAAAVTVYLLRYILRGQIGNRIVRFLVSAFNFDNSDAQIIYQLVIRNNMDIILFVVIIIFLVIFFLFSVSSWFTKYFDEVSAGMDRLVEESNDEITLSPELDFMENKLNQIKNNLEKQKKAALDAEQRKNDLVVYLAHDIKTPLTSVIGYLSLLDEASDMPLAQKAKYVGITLEKAYRLEQLINEFFEITRFNLQTIILNKEKINLLFMLQQMADEFYPMLNPQGKQVAVNVPDGLTLFGDADKLARVFNNILKNAIAYSYENSVIDISAKQQDKNIVITFTNQGNPIPPAKLETIFEKFYRLDSARSTNTGGAGLGLAIAQEIVMAHNGTISVGSNAEHTTFTVNLPS